The following proteins come from a genomic window of Peptoniphilus equinus:
- a CDS encoding SLC13 family permease → MNFAVISLIVFVCILFVGYKSKINTGLLSIACAMILGHFMDMADKTIIAGFATTLFVQLTGVMLLFSIASENNALQLIAKRAVATAGKRTYLIPLIVYFVAVFMAGIGCGCVPVMSLMAVFCAALAAEMKVNPVLLIPMGLLGAQGGGTTPLTTTGILGATLAAENGITEYIGTGLMMGQFLCSTLFAVTLYIVLKGYKIKADNPVNLSDIPKMSKKQKLSCVAILGVAICVLVFKFDVGLSSFVASVILLLLKTADQKKAIAGIPWQTLLLVCGINVLMNLVIIAGGIDLLANSLASIMTDRTTIPLIGATAGIMSWFSSTSGVVMPTLIPTVAPLLANMGTTQVTATAMVTAITATAHTAGVSPISSGGSMGLASYCSQTGCGEEEERKLFADLFGVAIGGVIFCTIFGFLGGFSIFH, encoded by the coding sequence ATGAATTTTGCAGTTATTTCTTTAATCGTTTTTGTCTGCATTTTGTTTGTGGGCTACAAATCCAAAATCAATACCGGTTTGTTAAGCATTGCCTGTGCGATGATCCTTGGACATTTCATGGACATGGCAGACAAGACTATCATTGCCGGATTTGCTACCACCTTGTTTGTACAGCTAACCGGCGTTATGCTTCTCTTTTCAATCGCCAGTGAAAACAACGCCCTTCAGTTGATTGCAAAGCGTGCAGTTGCCACCGCAGGCAAAAGAACCTACCTGATTCCGCTGATCGTTTACTTTGTCGCAGTATTCATGGCGGGCATCGGATGCGGCTGTGTCCCTGTTATGTCTCTTATGGCTGTTTTCTGTGCAGCACTCGCGGCAGAAATGAAGGTCAATCCTGTTCTATTGATCCCTATGGGCCTACTTGGTGCTCAGGGTGGCGGAACTACGCCGTTGACCACCACCGGTATTCTTGGCGCGACTCTGGCAGCGGAAAATGGTATTACTGAATATATTGGAACTGGTCTTATGATGGGTCAGTTTCTCTGCAGTACTCTATTTGCAGTCACGCTGTACATCGTATTGAAAGGCTACAAGATCAAGGCGGACAATCCTGTTAATCTGTCCGATATTCCCAAGATGTCTAAAAAGCAGAAGCTCAGCTGCGTCGCAATCCTAGGTGTTGCCATTTGCGTACTGGTCTTCAAGTTTGATGTCGGTCTGAGTTCCTTTGTCGCATCTGTCATTTTGCTGTTGCTCAAGACCGCAGACCAAAAGAAAGCCATCGCAGGCATTCCATGGCAAACCCTGCTCCTGGTATGTGGTATCAATGTGCTGATGAACCTTGTTATCATTGCCGGTGGTATTGACCTTCTAGCAAATAGTCTGGCCTCCATCATGACTGATCGAACTACTATTCCTTTGATCGGCGCGACTGCCGGCATCATGAGTTGGTTCAGTTCCACCTCCGGTGTTGTAATGCCAACTCTGATACCTACCGTCGCTCCTCTACTGGCAAACATGGGTACTACTCAGGTGACCGCTACCGCAATGGTTACTGCCATTACCGCTACCGCCCACACTGCAGGTGTGTCACCAATCTCATCCGGTGGTTCCATGGGTCTTGCTTCCTACTGTTCTCAGACCGGATGCGGCGAAGAGGAAGAACGCAAGTTGTTTGCAGATCTTTTCGGTGTAGCAATCGGTGGCGTCATTTTCTGTACAATTTTTGGCTTCCTGGGCGGCTTCAGTATCTTCCACTAA
- a CDS encoding recombinase family protein, whose translation MSRLCYGYTIRDGRLEVQEKEAENIRKIFKNYLDGNALIKSANLVGLKKNSSSVKRILTNKKYLGNEIYPKIIDRESFEKAGQMLKERAVAMGRVWKKEEETIKVPCKFRYKKEETLPIDPFERASHQYNLIEVIDDE comes from the coding sequence ATGTCTAGGTTATGTTATGGCTATACCATTAGAGATGGAAGATTAGAAGTTCAGGAAAAAGAAGCGGAGAATATAAGAAAAATCTTTAAAAACTATCTTGATGGAAATGCCCTTATAAAGTCGGCGAACCTTGTAGGCTTAAAGAAAAACAGCTCAAGCGTTAAAAGAATCCTTACCAATAAAAAATATTTAGGAAACGAAATCTATCCCAAGATAATAGATAGAGAAAGTTTTGAAAAGGCAGGTCAAATGCTAAAAGAAAGGGCAGTGGCCATGGGACGAGTTTGGAAAAAAGAAGAAGAAACTATTAAAGTTCCCTGCAAGTTTAGATATAAGAAGGAAGAGACTTTGCCCATAGATCCCTTTGAACGAGCAAGCCACCAGTACAATTTAATCGAGGTGATAGATGATGAATAG
- a CDS encoding LeuD/DmdB family oxidoreductase small subunit, with protein sequence MTKGKVWKYKDNINTDIITPPESMELDIKSAAKYCMANLDPTFADGFQPGDIFVCEHNLGSGSSRETAPLCLKELGVRIVIAMDYARIFYRNCINVGIIVLECPDTDKISKDDMLDVDYLTGIILNETTGQTYHCNPIPTHIAQIIEKGGLINYISDKLRKS encoded by the coding sequence ATGACTAAAGGTAAAGTTTGGAAATACAAGGATAACATCAATACGGACATCATCACGCCACCAGAATCCATGGAACTAGATATCAAGTCGGCTGCAAAGTACTGTATGGCAAATTTGGATCCCACCTTCGCAGATGGCTTCCAGCCAGGCGATATCTTCGTTTGTGAACACAATCTGGGCTCAGGATCCAGCCGTGAGACTGCACCGCTCTGCCTGAAGGAGCTGGGCGTGCGAATCGTCATCGCCATGGATTACGCTCGTATTTTTTACCGCAACTGCATCAATGTGGGCATTATCGTGCTGGAATGTCCTGATACGGACAAGATCAGCAAGGATGATATGCTGGATGTTGATTACCTCACCGGTATCATCCTCAACGAAACTACCGGACAAACTTACCACTGCAACCCGATTCCCACCCACATTGCGCAGATTATTGAAAAGGGGGGCTTGATTAACTATATCTCAGATAAGCTCCGAAAATCCTAA
- a CDS encoding recombinase family protein has product MNSKVIVIPAKKKKGNSIKESEKKKLRVAAYARVSTDSDEQVTSYDTQIDHYTNYIKKNPEWEFAGVFSDEGISGTYTKKRAGFNKMIEEAMEGNIDYIITKSISRFARNTLDCLKYIRKLKENNIPVYFEKENINTMDAKGEVLLTIMASLAQQESQSLSQNVKLGFQYRFQQGQVQVNHNRFLGYTKDEEGKLVIVPEEAKIIKRIYREYLEGASLRDIKEGLEKDKIVNGAGNKKWHVSNLNQILTNEKYMGDALLQKTYTVDFLNKKRVKNDGIAPQYYVENSHEAIIPKEIFMRIGEEMYRRANMVSGKGKRRIYSSKYALSSIVYCSKCGDIYRRIAWNNRGKKYTVWRCCTRVTHGPDSCHARTIKEEDLQAAVVEAINQLIAESSELKEIIKENIKNAITGDGSRQIEEIDKEMLEVQEELLKVANAKKDYTDLADRVEELRNEKDKILLDMAEEKNEQSRIMELEEFLENQELEIESYDEELVRKLVDKIVVYDEMLKVIFKSGIEIGIVK; this is encoded by the coding sequence ATGAATAGCAAGGTCATAGTTATACCAGCGAAGAAGAAAAAAGGAAATTCCATCAAGGAATCAGAAAAAAAGAAACTAAGAGTAGCAGCCTATGCAAGGGTATCAACAGACAGCGATGAACAAGTAACTTCTTATGACACTCAAATAGACCATTACACAAATTATATTAAGAAAAATCCAGAATGGGAATTTGCGGGAGTATTTTCTGATGAAGGAATCAGTGGAACTTACACCAAGAAAAGAGCTGGCTTTAATAAAATGATTGAAGAAGCCATGGAAGGAAATATCGACTATATAATCACAAAGTCTATATCTAGGTTTGCCAGAAATACCCTAGACTGCTTAAAGTATATTAGAAAACTTAAAGAAAATAACATACCAGTTTACTTTGAAAAAGAAAACATCAATACCATGGATGCCAAGGGAGAAGTTCTCCTTACCATTATGGCATCTCTTGCTCAACAGGAAAGTCAGTCTTTATCACAAAATGTGAAGTTAGGCTTTCAATATAGATTTCAACAGGGCCAAGTCCAAGTAAATCATAATAGGTTCTTAGGCTACACAAAAGACGAAGAGGGAAAACTTGTCATAGTTCCTGAAGAAGCAAAAATTATAAAAAGGATCTACAGAGAATATTTAGAAGGAGCAAGCCTACGAGATATTAAGGAAGGACTAGAGAAAGACAAGATAGTAAATGGAGCAGGAAATAAGAAGTGGCATGTATCAAACCTCAATCAAATATTAACCAATGAGAAATACATGGGGGATGCCCTCTTACAAAAGACTTATACAGTGGATTTCCTGAATAAGAAGAGAGTAAAAAATGATGGAATTGCGCCTCAATACTATGTAGAAAATAGCCATGAAGCCATCATACCAAAAGAAATTTTCATGCGAATTGGAGAAGAAATGTACAGACGTGCTAATATGGTGAGTGGCAAAGGGAAACGAAGGATCTACTCAAGTAAATACGCACTTTCAAGTATCGTCTATTGCTCTAAATGCGGGGATATTTACAGGAGAATAGCATGGAATAATAGAGGGAAAAAATATACCGTTTGGAGATGCTGTACAAGAGTAACCCATGGCCCAGACTCCTGCCATGCTAGAACCATAAAAGAAGAAGACCTACAAGCGGCAGTCGTAGAAGCCATCAATCAGCTTATAGCTGAAAGCAGTGAATTAAAAGAAATAATAAAAGAGAACATTAAAAATGCCATCACAGGTGATGGAAGTAGGCAGATAGAAGAAATAGACAAAGAAATGTTAGAGGTTCAAGAAGAGCTTTTAAAAGTAGCTAATGCCAAGAAAGACTACACAGACCTTGCAGACAGGGTCGAAGAGTTAAGAAATGAAAAAGATAAGATACTACTAGATATGGCAGAAGAGAAGAATGAACAAAGCAGAATAATGGAATTAGAAGAATTTTTAGAAAATCAGGAATTAGAAATAGAAAGCTATGATGAAGAACTGGTAAGAAAACTAGTGGATAAGATAGTGGTTTATGATGAAATGCTTAAAGTAATATTCAAGTCTGGAATTGAAATTGGAATAGTGAAATAA
- a CDS encoding aconitase/3-isopropylmalate dehydratase large subunit family protein, which yields MTSIKADDIVWVNVDKAMMDDILGPRVEIADNLVKMGAKIWDPQKVVIVSDHYTPPANIKQANIVKFTRDWASENKVSNYYEFAGPCHQVMVDKGHVVPGTVVVGTDSHTTTYGALTCFSSGIGSTEMSGVLATGQIWMKVPQTIHINWDGELHPGVMAKDVSLHTIKHLGHAGATYKSMEYDGSSIRHMIMDERMCLSNMAVEAGAKAGIIGYDQITAEYMKRRFGITDDFSQFNSDADANYIQTLNFDASQLVPQVACPHEVDNVFNVVDVNDVKVNQVYIGSCTGGRYHDLKMAAELLKGKTVEPTIRVLVSPASKDIYNECLKDGILSILADAGCIILGSTCGACLGVHSGNIGDHEVCVSTTNRNFLGRMGSKSSGVYLVSPLTAAATALTGKLTDPRKFL from the coding sequence ATGACATCGATAAAGGCAGACGATATCGTCTGGGTCAATGTCGATAAGGCTATGATGGATGACATTTTGGGACCTCGTGTAGAAATTGCAGATAATCTGGTAAAAATGGGTGCGAAGATATGGGATCCACAGAAGGTCGTTATCGTATCCGACCATTATACGCCTCCGGCCAATATCAAACAAGCAAACATTGTGAAATTCACCAGAGACTGGGCCTCAGAAAATAAAGTAAGTAACTACTATGAATTCGCGGGTCCTTGCCATCAGGTAATGGTGGATAAGGGCCATGTCGTTCCAGGAACTGTTGTCGTCGGTACGGATTCTCATACCACCACCTATGGTGCCTTGACCTGCTTCAGTTCCGGTATCGGTTCTACCGAAATGTCCGGTGTGCTGGCAACCGGTCAGATTTGGATGAAGGTGCCTCAAACCATCCATATCAACTGGGATGGCGAGCTACATCCGGGCGTCATGGCAAAGGATGTGTCACTACATACCATTAAGCACCTGGGACACGCAGGCGCAACCTACAAGTCCATGGAGTATGACGGCAGCTCCATACGCCATATGATCATGGATGAACGTATGTGTCTGAGCAATATGGCAGTAGAGGCCGGTGCCAAAGCCGGCATTATCGGCTATGATCAGATTACCGCCGAGTATATGAAGCGTCGCTTCGGCATTACCGACGATTTCAGCCAATTCAATTCCGATGCGGACGCCAACTATATCCAAACCCTGAATTTTGATGCAAGCCAGTTAGTACCTCAAGTAGCCTGCCCTCATGAAGTCGATAATGTATTCAATGTAGTGGACGTCAATGATGTCAAAGTAAATCAGGTCTATATCGGTTCGTGCACCGGTGGACGCTACCATGACCTGAAGATGGCTGCGGAGTTGCTGAAAGGCAAAACTGTGGAGCCTACTATCCGCGTGCTGGTATCTCCTGCTTCCAAGGACATCTATAACGAATGCCTGAAAGATGGCATTCTATCCATTCTGGCAGATGCCGGCTGTATCATTCTCGGCTCCACCTGCGGTGCTTGTCTTGGTGTTCATTCCGGCAATATCGGTGACCATGAAGTATGTGTATCTACCACCAACCGCAATTTCCTCGGTCGTATGGGTAGTAAAAGCTCCGGTGTATATCTAGTATCTCCTTTGACAGCCGCTGCTACGGCACTGACCGGTAAGCTGACAGATCCTCGCAAGTTCCTTTAA
- a CDS encoding recombinase family protein, which produces MKKITKIEANQKEESILRAAVYARVSTDEEAQLVSLKTQKAHYEKIISENESYTFAGLYFDEGITGTKKECRDGLLKMLKDCENGKIDFILTKSISRLARNTTDCLEIVRRLLDLNIGIYFEKENIDTRTMESELILSILSSLAESESRSISENNKWSIRKRFQNGTFIISSPPYGYENIDGKMVVNEEEGKIIKEIFEEYLSGKGTHKIADDLNKRKINGQKGASWHGSTINGILKNEKYTGDVIYQKTYTDENYNRHKNKGEEDQYKIIDNHEAIVSREDFEKVQELLRLRAIAKGNGENTKRYQNRYSLSGKIKCGECGSSFKRRHHYNGKDKYIAWTCSEHLKDINKCSMKFIKDKDIKLAFVTLVNKLIFGKDSILMQLLESLKRVDSKEEVEKINKIEESLENLNERKEVLGKLITSGVLDASIYAKESSEISSEERNLHKEKERSKKAILGNDEEIRELEKLIGILDKSKMIDHFEDDLFEEIIDHIQVVNRETLDFHLKCGLVLREEMKGDV; this is translated from the coding sequence GCACACTACGAAAAGATAATATCTGAGAACGAATCATATACATTTGCAGGTCTATACTTTGATGAAGGCATCACTGGAACAAAGAAAGAATGCAGGGATGGACTTCTAAAAATGCTAAAAGACTGTGAGAATGGGAAGATAGACTTTATCCTAACCAAATCCATCTCAAGGCTTGCAAGAAACACGACAGATTGTTTGGAAATCGTACGAAGACTCCTTGACTTAAACATTGGTATCTATTTTGAAAAAGAAAACATTGATACAAGAACCATGGAAAGTGAGTTGATATTATCCATACTTTCATCCCTTGCAGAAAGTGAGTCCAGGTCTATATCAGAAAATAACAAATGGTCTATAAGAAAGAGATTTCAAAATGGAACGTTTATTATATCAAGCCCACCTTATGGCTATGAGAATATAGACGGAAAGATGGTAGTGAATGAAGAAGAAGGAAAAATAATAAAAGAAATATTTGAAGAGTATCTTTCAGGTAAGGGAACACATAAAATAGCAGATGACTTAAATAAGAGAAAGATTAATGGACAAAAAGGAGCAAGCTGGCACGGGTCGACTATAAACGGCATCTTAAAAAATGAAAAATACACAGGGGATGTTATCTACCAAAAGACTTATACAGATGAAAATTATAATAGACATAAAAATAAGGGAGAAGAAGACCAGTATAAGATAATAGATAACCATGAAGCCATAGTAAGTAGAGAGGATTTTGAGAAAGTTCAAGAATTATTAAGACTTAGGGCTATAGCAAAAGGAAATGGAGAAAACACTAAAAGATATCAAAATAGATATAGCCTATCGGGGAAAATAAAGTGTGGCGAGTGTGGTTCAAGCTTTAAGAGAAGACATCACTATAATGGCAAAGATAAATATATAGCTTGGACTTGCAGTGAACACCTTAAAGATATTAATAAATGTTCTATGAAGTTTATAAAAGACAAGGACATAAAATTAGCTTTTGTAACTTTAGTTAACAAGCTAATCTTTGGAAAAGATAGTATCCTAATGCAACTCTTAGAATCATTAAAGAGAGTGGATAGTAAGGAAGAAGTAGAGAAAATAAATAAAATAGAAGAAAGCCTAGAAAATCTAAATGAAAGAAAAGAGGTTCTAGGTAAACTAATAACTTCAGGCGTTTTAGATGCAAGTATTTACGCAAAGGAAAGCAGTGAAATTTCAAGTGAAGAAAGAAATCTACACAAAGAAAAGGAAAGAAGTAAAAAAGCCATCCTTGGAAATGATGAAGAAATAAGAGAGCTTGAAAAACTAATAGGAATCTTAGATAAAAGCAAAATGATAGATCACTTTGAAGATGACTTGTTTGAAGAAATCATTGACCACATTCAAGTTGTCAATAGAGAGACTCTTGATTTTCATTTAAAGTGTGGACTTGTATTAAGAGAGGAAATGAAAGGAGATGTCTAG
- a CDS encoding Abi family protein produces the protein MSKPFKTYDEQIEILSNRGLDINNPEYAKIILSQVNYYNLINGYKTPFLDNKSYNEVEDVYKDGSSFEEIYALHEMDRELKEVIFSSLLRFEKLLKTSCAYHFSDLYRDGLYPYLQIENYSVSKHQLNYVLKNIGTLSNAISRENKNSNGKKPIKHYIKKHDHIPLWVLVNFLTLGNISYFYNSLDESLQNKIAKDFGERYKESYQSKEKISKTELIDIIKICNFFRNVCAHDEVMYSFSLNKAGQTAIFEKFFDEIYTGKNLHDLILVLKLVIPEKEYQSLISSISSIKNKYEGKFTSISIDDIFEISGFSNK, from the coding sequence ATGAGTAAACCGTTTAAAACTTATGATGAACAAATTGAAATACTCTCAAATAGAGGTTTAGATATTAATAATCCAGAATATGCTAAGATTATTTTATCACAAGTTAATTATTATAACCTTATCAATGGCTATAAAACTCCATTTTTAGACAATAAATCTTATAATGAGGTAGAAGATGTATATAAAGATGGTAGTAGTTTTGAAGAAATTTATGCTCTTCATGAAATGGATCGTGAATTAAAAGAAGTGATTTTTTCTTCTCTGCTCCGTTTTGAGAAACTTCTAAAAACATCCTGTGCTTATCATTTTTCAGACTTATACAGAGATGGACTATATCCTTACTTACAAATTGAAAATTATTCTGTATCAAAGCATCAGTTAAATTATGTTTTGAAAAATATAGGGACATTATCCAATGCCATAAGTAGAGAAAATAAAAATTCAAATGGCAAGAAACCTATTAAGCATTATATAAAAAAGCATGACCACATCCCTCTTTGGGTTCTTGTAAATTTCCTTACTTTAGGAAATATATCTTATTTTTATAATTCCCTAGATGAATCTCTTCAAAATAAAATTGCTAAAGATTTTGGTGAGAGATATAAAGAGAGTTACCAGTCTAAAGAAAAAATTAGTAAGACTGAACTTATAGATATAATTAAAATCTGTAATTTTTTCAGAAATGTTTGTGCCCATGATGAAGTCATGTATTCATTCTCATTGAATAAAGCTGGTCAAACTGCTATTTTTGAAAAGTTTTTCGATGAAATTTATACCGGCAAAAATTTACATGATTTAATACTGGTCCTTAAACTAGTTATTCCCGAAAAAGAATACCAATCTTTAATCTCATCAATTAGCTCCATCAAAAATAAATATGAGGGCAAATTTACTAGCATCTCAATTGATGATATATTTGAAATATCAGGGTTTTCTAATAAGTAG